Proteins encoded by one window of Esox lucius isolate fEsoLuc1 chromosome 4, fEsoLuc1.pri, whole genome shotgun sequence:
- the nanos1 gene encoding nanos homolog 1 produces the protein MDFLNHNYLSARNPYDYTFNFWNDYLGLSTLVTKNSKHMMPQSPNSITESLKATLGLDDSPTCACVISGSGEGGHLDCCCPSASPPPTSILDLKERFSILSPFQNQIGGVPLQDRDLGFGGSFAGFDLFGVERKTRKPTSRNKQEPKICVFCRNNGAPEEVYGSHVLKTPDGRVVCPILRAYTCPLCSANGDNAHTIKYCPLSKDQPAQRPLKGGRAVGGKRMKIF, from the coding sequence ATGGATTTTCTTAATCATAACTATTTGAGTGCGCGCAACCCTTATGACTATACGTTCAATTTTTGGAACGACTATTTGGGTCTCTCGACGTTGGTGACGAAGAATAGCAAGCATATGATGCCCCAAAGTCCAAACTCCATCACCGAGTCTTTGAAAGCAACTCTGGGGTTGGATGACTCCCCGACATGTGCGTGCGTAATCTCTGGCAGTGGTGAAGGCGGACATCTGGACTGCTGTTGTCCATCCGCGAGCCCACCGCCTACCTCCATCCTGGACTTGAAGGAGCGCTTTTCAATTCTGAgcccattccaaaaccaaatCGGTGGCGTCCCACTACAAGACCGGGACTTGGGCTTCGGAGGAAGCTTCGCGGGATTTGACCTGTTCGGTGTGGAGAGGAAGACGCGCAAGCCAACGTCGAGGAATAAACAGGAGCCCAAAATCTGCGTCTTCTGCAGGAATAACGGTGCCCCGGAGGAGGTATATGGCTCCCACGTTCTGAAGACTCCGGACGGGCGGGTGGTTTGCCCCATTCTTCGGGCTTATACCTGTCCTCTTTGCAGTGCCAATGGCGATAATGCGCACACAATTAAGTACTGTCCACTCTCCAAAGACCAACCAGCCCAGCGACCAttaaagggagggagggcggtGGGTGGTAAGCGAATGAAAATATTCTAG